Genomic segment of Rhodothermales bacterium:
GGCCGCCACGGCGATGTCCGCCTTCCAGCTCCTCCAGACCGTCACGACCGAGCAGATCGTCCGCTTCATCCGGAACGAGCACCCGCAGACGGCCGCCCTCATCCTCGACCGGATGACGCCGCGCCGCGCCAGCGAGGTCCTCGCCGTGCTCGACCACGACTTTCAGAGCGAGGTGGTCTACCGGCTCGCCACGATGAGCGAGGCCGCGCCCGAGTTGCTGCAAGAGGTCGAGGACGTGATCCGGCAGGAGCTCGGGCCCGTCTTCGGCGGAGCCACGGCGCAGGGCGGCGTCGAGAAGGTGGCCGCCATCCTCAACAGCGCGGGGCGCTCCACCGGCACCACGATCATGGAGAGCCTCCGCGAGCGCTCGCCCGACCTCGCCGGCAGCATCAAGAGCTTCATGTTCGTCTTCGACGACCTCATCACGGTCTCGGGCCGCGACCTCCAGCGCCTCCTCACGGGCGTCGACCAGAAGGACCTCGCGCTCGCGCTCAAGGGCGCCTCGGACGAGCTCAAAGCCAAAGTCCTCGAGAACGTCAGCGACCGCGTCCGCGAGTCGATCGTCGAGGAAATCGAGCTGCTCGGGCCCGTCCGCGTCACGGACGTGGAAGAGGCGCAGCAGCGCATCGTCGAGGTCGCACAGGACCTCGAGGAACGCGAGGAGATCGCCCTCTCCGCGCAGCCGGCCGAGGAGGTGCTGCTCTAACCGATGACCGTCCTCAAACACCTCGCTCCCCCCGCCGCGCCTGCGTCCGAGCCCGCGGCCGAGCCGCTCCGCCACCGCGGCGTGCTGCGGAGCGCCCACGCCCGCCGCGCCTCCCGCCCGTTCGAGGTCCAGGCGAACTGGGCGCCGGACTTCCCCGTCGCGCCCGACGCCGAAGCGGAGCCCGAGCCCGAGCCCGGTCTCGACGACCTCCGCGCCGCGTGGGAGACCGAGGCCCAGCAGCGGCTCGACGCGGCCGTGGCAGCCGCCCGCGAAGCCGCCTTCGCCGAGGGCCACGCCGTCGGCCGCGAAGCCGTCCTCGCGGAGACCGCCGCCGCCGCCGAAGCCGCGTACGCCACGGCCGCCGCCGGCCTCGACCAACTCCACGCCGACTGGTCCGACCACCTCCACCGCATCGAGCCCCTGCTCGTCCAACTCGCGCTGGACGCGACCGAGTTGCTGCTCGGCTCCGGTCTCCCCGACGCCGTCCGCGACGCGACGACCGAGGCCCTCACGGCCGCCGTCGAGCAGCTCGCCGCCGACGCCCCCCTCACCGTCGCGACGCACCCCGTCGACTACCTCCACCTGCAGGAGGGCGGCTTCGTGGAGCACCTCGCCGCGAGCCACCCCGGCCTCCGCTGGACGCCGAACCCCGCGCTCGCCGAAGGCGACTGGGTCGTCGAGTCGCCGAAGGCGGCCGTCCGCCGGATCCGGTCCGAGATGCTGCGCCACCTCCACGACCGCCTCGGTCTCCACGCCGACGACGGCACCGACGAGGAGGACGTGTAACCCATGTCCTTCGTCGCCCACACCCTCCAGCAGCTCCACGCCATCCCCACCGGGCCGGTCGTCTACGGGAAAGTGCAGGCCGTCGTCGGTCTCCTCATCGAGGCGAGCGGGCTCGACGCCGCCGTCGGCGAGCTGTGCTACATCCACGAGCGCGTGGGCGGGCGCCGGCTCAAGGCCGAGGTCGTCGGCGTGCGCAGCGGGACGACGGTCCTGATGCCGCTCGAAGAGACGCACGGGCTCCGGGCCGGCTGCCTCATCGAGTGCTCACGCCTGCCGCTGACGGTCCGCGTCGGCCAGGCCCTCCTCGGCCGCGTGATCGACGCGAACGGCCGCCCGCTCGACGGGAAGGGTCCGCTCGCGCTCATGGCTGAGCAGCCCGTCCACCGCGAGCCGCCGTCCCCGCTCGACCGGCAGACCATCCACGAGCCACTCGCGACCGGCGTCCGCGCGATCGACGCCTTCCTCACGATCGGGAAGGGGCAGCGGATCGGGATCTTCGCCGGCTCCGGCGTCGGCAAAAGCACGCTCCTCGGGATGATCGCCCGCGAGGCCAAGGCCGACGTCAACGTGATCGCCCTCATCGGCGAGCGCGGGCGCGAGGTGCGCGAGTTCATCGACGACAACCTCGGCGAGGAGGACCTCGCCCGCTCCGTCGTCATCGCCGTCACCGGCGACCAGGCGGCGATGAGCCGCGTGAAGGGCGCGAGCGTCGCCCTCGCCGTGGCCGAACACTTCCGCGACGAGGGGAAAGACGTGCTCCTCATGATGGACTCCGTGACGCGCGTGGCGATGGCGCAGCGCGAGATCGGCCTCGCCGTGGGCGAGCCGCCGACGACGCGCGGCTACACCCCGAGTGTGTTCGCCCTCCTCCCGCGCCTGCTCGAACGGGCCGGGCCGGGCGCCACCGGCACCATCACCGGCATCTTCACCGTGCTCGTCGACGGCGACGACATGAACGAGCCCATCGGCGACGCCGCGCGCGGCATCCTCGACGGCCACATCGTCCTCTCGCGCAAGCTCGCCCACGCCAACCACTTCCCGGCCATCGATGTGCCCGGCAGCGTGAGCCGCGTGATGAACCGCGTGGCCTCGGCCGAGGCGCTCGCCGCCGCCGACGAGGCGCGCCGCCTGCTCGGCGCCCACCGCAAGGTCGAGGACCTCCTGCGGATCGGGGCCTACGAGCGCGGGCAGGACCCGCTCACCGACCGCGCCCTCGCCGCCCACGGCGCCCTCACCGAGTTCCTCCAGCAGGGCGTCCACGAGCCCATCGATCCCGACCCTGTCGGCACGCTCCGCGCGCTCCTCGCCACGATTCCGACGCCGCCCACCCGCTAGCGCGCGGTTTGGCCGACTCCTTGCATTCCTCCCGACACGCCTCCTTCCCCCACGTATTCGCCCGCTAGAGCCCGCATGTCTGGAAAGAAATTCCGATTCTCCTTGCACGATGTGTTAGAACTGCGCCGCCACCAGGCCGAGCGCGCCGAGCAGGACCTCGCGCGCGCCTATCGGGACCGGCAGGCGCAGGAATCCGCGCTCGAAGCCGCCGAGCGTCGCCTCCACGAACTCGCCCACCGCACGCCGACCTCCGGCGTCGCCGACCTCGTCTCGCTGCGCCAGCTTGCCGCCTACCGGCTCGACGCGCAGCGGGCCGCGCAGGCCGAGGCCCAGACGCTGGAGCGGCTCCGCCGCGAGGAGGCGCAGGCGAAGCGCGCGCTCGTCCTCAAGCGCCGGCCTGAGGAAGCGCTCGCCATCCTCCGCGACGACGAGCACTCCGCCCACCGCAAAGCAGCCGACGACGCCGAGTCGGCGTTCCTCGACGAGCAGGCCGTGGTCGCCCACTGCCGTAAGCAGCGCGAGGCGGCCTGATGAAGCAGGTGATTCTCCCCGCCGTACTCGCCCTCGTCTGCTTCGCCGCGAGCCTCGTCGGCACCTACGCCGTCGTGCCGAAGCCCGCGCCGGAAGATGCCGCCGCCGACAGCCTCGCCGTGGCGGAGGCCGAGGCCAAGCCCCGCTCGACGATCAGGAATGCCGACGCGCCGGCCGTGTTCGACGCCGCGCTTCAGGACTCCCTCAGCGTCCTCCGCCGCGAGCTCGACGACGCCCGCCGCGAGCTCGAGACCGCTGGCACACCGCCCGTCGACCGGCAGGCCGAGGCGCAGGCGCTGAGCGGCACGCTGAGCAAGCTCGAAGACGCCGAGCTCCGCGCCATCCTCACCCGGCTCGATCTCGAAGTCGTCGAGATGCTCTACGCCGCCTCGTCGGCGCGGAACCGGACGCGGCTGCTCCAGGCCCTCCCGTCGGACCGCGCCGCGCGCTTCGTCCGCTACCTCACGACGGGGTCCGCCGGGGACGACGCGCCCGCACCCGTCGCCGAGAGCCCCGTTTCGGAAGCCGCTCCCGCGACGCCGACAGAGACCCAGGGCTGACATGACGCCATTCCTCGCCACCCTCACGCCGCTCGTTCCGGCCCCCGACGTCGACCTCCGCCCCGGCGGCGGTATGCCCGAATTGGACGGAGCGGCGTTCGCGACGCTGCTGAATGGAGCGCTGCTGCATTCGGCTGCCGCCGAGGGCGCGGTTGCAGCCGAGGGTGAGGGGGACGTGCCCGTCGGGGCCGCGCTCACCCAAGAGGTGGCTGCCGAGACCGAGCATGCCGCAGAGGAGAGCGAGAGCACGGAAACAGAGGAGGCCGAGCACAGCACGCAGACCGCCGATCGGGCGTCCGCTGCGGTTTCCATCCCCCTCGCGCCCACCGTAGCGACGCCTCTGGTTTCCGCTTCCGAAACCGGCGAAATGGCTCCGCCCGCGATGTCCCCTCCGAGTCGTCCTGCGCCAGCGCTGCCGGTCCCTTCGGCCGACGCCCCGCCGTCCACGCCTTCGGCTTCGGCCGCCACATCGGGCGCATCGGAACAGACCCTCGCTCCTCCCTCCTCTCCCGATGCCCCCGCCGAAGCGCCGGTGCGTACGACCGGCAGCGGGGAAGCTGTAGAACCCGCCGCGAGCGACTTGACGGCCGAAGGCTCCTCGCCCCCGGTCGATGCTTCGATGGTGGACCCCGCACATCCGGTCAAGGCAGCGTCCTCGCCCCTACCGCCGACGACGTTCGCGCCGATGCCCGACGCCACGGCGCCTTCGCTCGACGCTGAGGCCCAGCCCTTCGAGTCGACGCCGCCGACGGATCTGTCTGAGCCCGCGAGCCCGCTCGACTCGACGGCGCTCGACCCGATCGCACCCGACCCGACGGCGCTTCCGGCTGACTCCGTCGAGGTGGCTCCCGAACCCGTTGGGGACGATGCCTCCACCGAGCCCACGGCTCCGTCTGCGGACGACGCGGAGCCGGCGGCGGCCCAGCAGCAGGAAGGGTCGTTCGAGGGCGACGGCCAGAGCCCGCAGGATCAGCCGACGGACGAACGGTTGCTATCCGTCGACCGCACGGCCACGACCCCTGATCAGGTCGAGGGCGACCCATCGATCCCACCGATGAGCGAGGCGGCCGACGGTCCCGCAGCGTCGGCGCGCGCCGAGACGCCGCCGTCGCTCCAGCGCACGCTTCCCGTGGCGTGGCTCCGCGCCGTGCTCGACCAGCCGCTCCGCGGCCTCCCACCCGGCGCAGCAGCGCAGTCGCTCCAAATCCGACTCGACGACGGCGAAGGCACCCTCACGATCGAGACGCACCGGGACAACGACCGCGTCAGCGTGTCCGTCGCCTTCAGTGACGGGCACCTCCGCAGCCTCGCCTCCGCCAGCGCCGACCGCATCCACGCCGTGCTACAAGAGCACTTCGGCGCGAGCGTCGACCTCTCGCTCACGAGCGACGGCTCCGACGATGCCCCGTCTGACGGCCGCAATGACCGGGGCTTCTCCCGTTCCGTGCCCCGCGCCGACCTCGCGGCTCCCGCCCGCACCACCGCTTCTCCCTCACGCGCCCGCCTCAGCGGGGGCCGACACGAATGGGTCGGCTAGCCCCGCCCTCAACCCGCACGCCCATGGAGATCACCTCGCTCACACCCGCCGCCGACACCCCGGCCGGCCCGACCACGCCGCCGACCACGTTCGGCGACCCGTCGCTCGGGAAGGACGAGTTCCTCAACCTGCTCGTCGCCCAGCTTCGAAACCAAGACCCGCTGAACCCGCAGGAGGGGCACGAATTCGTCGCCCAGCTCGCGCAGTTCTCGTCCGTCGAGCAGCTCGCCAACATCAGCTCGACGCTCAACACGCACTCCGGCCAGCTCGCCGCGCTCGCCGAGGGGATGTCCGCTTCGGCCGCGCAGCAGGCCGCGCTCGCGGGCACGCTCACGAGCGGGATGAACCTCAGCACGGCCTCCGCGCTGATCGGGCAGACCGTCGAGGTCGCCGGCAACGAGCTCGGGTGGAACGGGTCGGACCCGGCCGCCTTCGGGTTCGAGCTCGCAGACTCCGCCGCCGACGTCGAAGTCACCGTCCGCGATGCCGAGGGCAACGTCGTCCGCACGTTCGCGCTCGGCGGGCAGGGCGAGGGCGCGCACAACCTGACGTGGGACGGCCGCGACGGCGACGGCGCCCCGCTCCCCGAAGGCGACTACACCTTCGAGGTCAGCGCCCAGAACGCGGACGGCGACGACGTGGCCGCGACGAGCTACATCCGTGGCACCGTGGACCGCATCACCATCGAGAGCGGCGGCGTGTCGCTCTGGTTCGGCGGCCGGTCCGTCCCGCTCAGCGACCTCCGCAGCATCGTTTCCTGATTCTCACTCCATCCACCCAACGCTTACGCCCATGAACGTTCGCCAGCTCGCGGCTCGCGTGGAAGGCCCCGGCAACGCCGGGCTCGCTCCGCCTGCCTCGCGGGCGCCCGACGCGCCGGGATCCGCCTTCGCCGACGCGCTCCGGCACGCCGAGCGGGGCGCGCCCCCCGACGACGGGATCACGCTCTCCGCGCATGCCGAGCGCCGCATCGAAGCCCGCGGCATCTCGCTCGACGCGGCCGAGCGCCAGTCCCTCGCCGACGCCGTCCGGCTCCTCGACGCGAAGGGCGCCCGCGAGGCGCTCCTCCTCCGCGCCGACGCCGCCTTCGTCGTCAGCGTCCCCTCGCGCACCGTCGTCACGGCGGTCAGCACCGACGAGATGCGCGACCGCGCCTTCACCCAGATCGACAGCGCCTTCGTGCTCTAGCTCCACCCAGTTCACGCTCCACCCCTTCACGCTCGACCCTTACCTCCCAACCACCCCGGCAGGACCCGCCCTCCGACGCTTCCGCGCGGAACAGGGACGCCGGACCGCGACCGACCGACGGACGTCGCGGACCACCCCCCACACACCATGATTCGCTCCCTCCGCACCGGCGTCCTCGGCCTTCGCAGCCATCAGTTCCGCATGGACGTCATCGGTAACAACATCGCCAACGTCAACACCGTCGGCTTCCGGCGCAGCCGCGTCGCCTTCCACGACATGCTCGGGCAGAAGATGCTCGGCATCGGGCAGACGATCGGCGGCGCGAGCATCGGCAACGGCGCGACGGTCGGCTCGATTGACCAGGCCTGGAGCCAGGGCTCGTTCGAGTACACCAACCTCGCCACCGACCTCGCCCTCGGCGGCGACGGCTTCTTCGTTGTCCGCGGCGCCGAAGGCAACGCGCTCACCCGCAGCGGCAACTTCCAGTTCAACGCCGACGGCCAGCTCGTCACCTCGAACGGGATGAACGTGCAGGGCTGGGCCTACAACCCCGACGGCACCATCAACACCGGCGCCCTCCAGGACGTCCAGATCGCGCTCGACGCGACGGCCCCGCCGGAGGAGACGGGGAACGTCACGCTCGGCGGCAACCTCTCGGCCGACCTCGTCCCGAACGAGGACGGCAGCGAGGCCACGATGTCGACCGTCGTCTACGACGCCCAGGGCCAGCCGCACACGCTCGTGCTCACCTTCGGCATGACCGACGCCGACACGTGGACGCTGACCACGGCCCAGATCGCCGGCGACCCCGACGCCGAGCCGCCCGTCCCCGCCACCGACCTCACCGGCTCGGGCATCGAGCTCGACTTCGACATCGACGGCAACATCATCGGGCCCGACCCGGCGACGATCGACCTCAGCGGCGTCTTCCCCGGCAGCAACGGCGACGACCTCGCGATCACGCTCGACATCGGCAACCTCACGCAGTACGGCGGCTCCTCCACGGCGAACGTGAACGCCCAGGACGGGCAGGCCGCCGGCCGGCTCATCGGCTACGGCATCGACCCCTCGGGCTCGCTCGTGCTCAGCTTCTCGAACGGGGAGCAGCGCGCGATTGCCCAGCTCGCGATCGGAACCGTGGCGAACCCGAACGGGCTGGAGCAGCTCGGCGACAACTTCTACGGGCTCACGGCCGGCGCCGGCGACCTCGTCCTCGGCCGCGCCGGGGAGGAGATCAACACGGCGGTGATCTCGGGCGCGCTCGAGACGAGCAACGTGGACCTCGCCGCCGAGTTCACGGACATGATCGTGACGCAGCGGGGCTACCAGGCCTCGGCCCGCGTCATCACCACGTCGGACGAGATGCTGCAGGAGGTGGTGCAGCTGAAGCGGTAGGCTCGGCGGCCCTCCGCTGACGCCCGCCCCTCCCGCCTCGTCCGGCGGTTTCCGAAGCCCCGCGCCGCTCGCCGGCGCGGGGCTTCGTGCGTCGGGGAAAATCCGCCGGCCCGCCTTAAGCCGGGCGCGGATCTCCGATAACCGGAGCACGTCCCCGGCAGCCCCCCTGCCGGGCGAGCGGCAACATGTTCCGCCCGCCGCCGCCAATCCTTTCCGCCCTCCCCGGTCCGCTGCCCCCGACGTCGGATGAATAAGACCACGCTCCTCGGCCTCGTCACCGGCCTCGTTCTCATCTTCGGCACGATCGTCACAGGCGATGGGTGGATCACGTTCCTCGACCCGAAATCGCTCATGATCGTGTTCGGGGGGACGGGCGCGGCGCTCGCCATCGCGTTCTCCTTCCCCGAGTTGAAGACGATCCCCGGCGGCGTCAAGGCCTTCTTCGCCTTCCAGGACCCCATCTATCCCCGGTTCGTGGGGGAGTTCACCGACCTCGCCCGCCTCGTCCGCCGCGACGGGCTGCTGGCCCTCGACCGGAAGATCGGCGAGATCGACCACGACCTCATGAAGTTCGGGCTGGAGATGGCCGTGGACGGCGTGGAGGCCGACGAGGTCGACGAGCTGATGAAGAGCCGGATCGGCGAGGAGCTGCAGGGGCGTGCGCTCACCGGCCGCTTTTTCAACACGGCGGGCACCTACGCCCCCGCCTTCGGGATGGTTGGCACGCTGATTGGGTTGATCCAGATGCTCCAGAACCTCAACGACCCCAGCGCCATCGGCCCCGCCATGGCCGTCGCCATGATCACCACGTTCTACGGCGCCCTCGTCGCCAACCTCATCTGCCTGCCGTTCGCGGCCAAGCTGAAGGCGCAGACCAGCGCCGTCGCGAAGGAGTACGAGATGGTGCGGACGGGCGTGCTCGCGATCGTCCGCGGCGAGAGCCCGATCATGGTCGAGAAGCGCCTCGCGCTCTACGTCGGGGGCGACGCCCCGGAGGCGACCGCTGAGGAGCCCACCCCCCTTAAACGCGCTGCCTGACCCACTGACCGCCCGTGGCCGACGACTTCAACCTTGAGGAGGACGACGAACCCACCGCCCCGTTCTGGATGGCGACGTTCAGCGACATGATGACGCTGCTGCTCACGTTCTTCGTGATGCTCGTCGCCATGTCGGAGGTGGAGGTGAAGAAGTTCGAGGAGGCCCTCAGCTATTTCCAGGGCGGCACCGGCATGCTCACCTACGAGTCCGTCACGCCCACGCTCCGCCGCCACTCCAGCGTCGAGTACTCCCAGCGCGAGCACGCCATGCGCTTCGAGGAGGTGGAGCGCTACCTCCAGGAGCAGGGGCTCACCGACATGGTCGAGGTGAACCTGACCGAGACCGGGCTCAGCGTGTCCGTCACGGACTCCGTGATGTTCCGCTCCGGCGCCGCCGAGCTGATCGAGCCGTCGCAGCACCTGCTCGTCACCCTCACCGAGCTCCTCGGCGGCGCCGTCGCCGCCGTCCGCGTGGAGGGCCACACCGACGACCGCCCGATCCAGACCGCCCGCTACCCCTCGAACTGGGAGCTCTCCACGGCCCGGGCCGCCTCCGTGGTCCGGTTCCTGCTGGAGACGCCCGACGCCCTCTCCCCCGACCGCTACACGGCGCTCGGTCACGGCGAGCACCGCCCCATCGCCTCCAACGAGACGGGCGAAGGCCGGGCTCGCAACCGCCGCGTAGACATCTTTTTCGAATGGATCCAGACATGGCCGACCCCATAGTACCCGACCCCGCAGCCCCCCCCAAGCGTCGCTGGATCCCCATCGTCGCAGCGATCGTGGTGCCGGCCGTGCTCGGCGCGTGGGTCGCCGTGAGCCAGCAGGCCTCCCTCGCCGCCGTCCTCGGCGGCCCGGCCGAGGAGGTCGCACTGCCCGTGGAGGAAGAGCCCAAAGCGGAGCCCACGGAGTACGGCGAGTTCCTCGAGTTGCAGGGCCTCATCGTGAACCCCGCCGGCACGGAGGGCCTCCGCTACCTCATGGTGCACGTGGGGTTCGAGAGCGAGCAGGCGAAAGCGCTCGAAGAGCTGACGATGAAGGAGATCGCCGTGCGCGACGCCGTCATCAAGATCCTCAGCGCGAAGACCGTCCCCCAGCTCTCCGACATCGGCCGGCGCGACAGCCTCAAGGTGGAGATCCGCGACACCGTCAACGGGATGCTCCGCGAGGGGCAGATCGACCGCCTCTACTTCACGCAGTACGTCCTCCAATGACCCTGACGGCTTCCCCTCCTGCTCCTCCCGAAGGCCGGTCCGCCGGCGGCGCGCAGCCGTACGACTTCCGCCGACCCCGGCTGCTGTCGCACGACCGGCTCCGCGCCCTCCACGCCGTGCACGAGGTGTTCGGCCGGCGGCTCGCCGTCTACCTCTCGGCCCAGCTCCGCACGCTCGTCGAACTCTCCGTCACATCCGTCGAGCAGCGGACCTACGCCGACTACGTCGTGGCGAGCCGGGAGCCGGCCGCGTTCTTCGTCGGCACGGCGCGGGGGACGGACCACGCCCTGCTGCTGCAGATCGACACGCGGCTCGCGCTCTTCGTCGCGGAGAAGCTGTTCGGCGGGACCGGCGCGTTCGTGGACGAGCCGCGGTCGCTCTCGCAGATCGAACAGCGCGTCGCGCATCGCCTCGCCGACCGCGCCCTCGACGACCTCGGGGCGAGCTGGCGCGACGTCGCCCCGCTCTCGCTCACGAAAGGGGACTACGAGGCCGACGTCCAGTTCGTCCAGCTCCTGCCGGACGCCGAGCCCGTCGTCATCGTCACGTTCGAGGCGTGCGTCCGCGAGCGCTGCGCGCCGCTCACGCTCTGCTACCCCTTCGCCCTCGTCCAGCAGTTGATGGGCGCCACCCCCGCCAAAGAGAAGGTGACGCGCCCCGCCGCCGCCGAGCCGCCGCCGGTGCGTGCGCAGTACGCCGAAGCCGTGGGGACGACCGCCATCGAGCTCCGCGCCGAGCTCGGCCGGACCCGCCTCTCCCTCGGCGAGATCCTCAGCCTCGCCGTCGGCGACGTGGTCCCGCTCCAGCGCCGGCCCTCCGAGCCGCTCCCCGTCTACGTCGGCACACAGCCCCGCTTCAAAGCGCAGGCCGGGCGCTCCGGCTCGCGGTGCGCGCTCCAGATCGTCGAGGTTGTCGGTGCCGCTCCCTCCCCCGAACCCAACCCTCCGCACGCCGATGTCCGCTGATCAGCCCATGCCCGACGCCCCGCTCACCGAATCCCTCGCCGACACCGCGCCGTCCGAGCCCGCGTCGTCCGCCCCTGCGCCGTCCGCCACGCCCACCGTCGAAGTCGCCGCTGCCACGTTCCCCGACGTGGGCAGCGAACACCTCGGCGACGGCCCCGCGCGGGCGGCCGACCTCGGCGTGCTCCACGACGTCGAGCTCGACGTGACGGTCGAACTCGGCCGACGGCACCTCCCCCTCTCGGACGTGCTCCGCCTCGGCGCGGGGAGTGTAATCGAGCTGGAGAAGATGGTCGGCGAGCCGCTCGCGGTCTACGCCAACGGGCGGCTCATCGCCGAGGGCGAGGCCGTAGTCGTAGACGAGCAGTTCGGCGTCCGCATCACCCGGCTCGCCACGCCGAGCGCGGCCGGCAACGCTTTCCACTGAGCGGGCGCACTCGCGCGCGCGAGGACACACAATTCGGCCCCTGCGGCCCGTATGGCCAGCCGCCCCGGATGACCGGGGCGGCTGGCATCGTTTTCGCAGAGACCGGAATCACGTCGGCTCGTTTGCCGCCGCGCTCCGTCCCCGCCTCCGCCCGCCGCCATGCTCGCCCGTTTCTCCACCGCCGCCATCCCCCCGCCGTTGCTCCGCCGGATCGGCCTCTTCGCCGCCGGCCTGCTCGTGCTCTTCCTCGCCGTCCAGCTCATGCCGTCGGCCCCGCCCGACGCGGCGGCCGGGCAGGAGATTCGCGAGGCCGAAGCGCTCCGCGGCGGGCGGAGCGAGCGCGGCGGGCCCCGCCTGTTCAGCGTCGGCAACCTGATCGCGTTCGCGCTCCTCGCGGGCGGCGGCGCGTTTGCCCTCCACCTCCGCAAGCAGACCGGCGACCCCGCGACCGCTGCCCACCTTCACTCGGTCGGCCAGCTCCAGCTCGCGCAGGGCCAGCAGCTCCGGCTCGTCCGCTGCGGCGGCGACGTGCTCCTGCTAGGCGTCACGAGCGGGCAGATCACGCTGCTCCAGCGCTACCCCGCCGGCACGTTCGTCGGGCCCGAGCCTGAGCCCGAGCCCGACGCGCTCCCGCCCGGCTTCGCCGACCTCCTCCGCAGCAGCCTCGGCCGCCCGACCCATGCGTAACCCCGTGCCCCGCCTGCTGCTCCTCGCCGCTCTCCTCGCGTTCGCGCCCGCCGCGCTCGCGCCTGCCGTACTCGCGCAGGAAGCCTCGGCCGACCTCGCCGCTGAAACCGCCGCGCCCGCCCCTGCGCCCGATGCCCCGTCGAGTGGGTCGTCGGTCGGGTCCGTGCTCTCGCCGCTCCCCGGCGTGTCGCTGACGAAGGGGGACGAGGACCTTGCCCTCCCGATCCAGCTCCTCCTGCTCCTGACGGTGCTCACGCTCGCGCCGTCGGTCATCATCCTGATGACGAGCTTCACGCGGCTCATCGTCATCTTCAGCATCCTCCGCACGGCGCTCGGGATGCAGCAGTCGCCGCCGACGCAGATCATCATCGGGCTTGCGCTCTTCCTGACGTTCTTCATCATGGCGCCGGTCATCGAGGAGGTCAACACGAACGCGCTGGAGCCCTACCTCGCGGAGAAGATCACGCAGTCCGAAGCGCTCGCCCTCGCCGCCGCGCCGACGAAGGCGTTCATGCTGGAGCAGACGCGCGACAAGGACCTCATGCTGTTCATGGACATGGGCGGCCTCGACGCCGTAGCGACGCCGGAGGAGGTCCCGCTCCACGTGCTCGTCCCGGCGTTCGTGATCTCCGAGCTGCGGATCGCCTTCCAGATCGGGTTCATGCTGTTCCTCCCGTTCCTCATCGTGGACCTCATCGTGGCGAGCGTGCTGATGTCGATGGGCATGATGATGCTCCCGCCGGTGATGATCTCGCTCCCCATCAAGCTCCTCCTCTTCGTCCTCACGGACGGCTGGTACCTCATCGTCGAGTCCGTC
This window contains:
- the fliG gene encoding flagellar motor switch protein FliG encodes the protein MTPPPAPPAAPPPALEPAQLDPASLSGAQRSAVLLIALGVEAASKVLPLLPDADVERISVEIARFRNVSSEVVEAVLMTYRDATFGSNHLVQGGKTVAREMLLNALGTERADQVMMKVQAATAMSAFQLLQTVTTEQIVRFIRNEHPQTAALILDRMTPRRASEVLAVLDHDFQSEVVYRLATMSEAAPELLQEVEDVIRQELGPVFGGATAQGGVEKVAAILNSAGRSTGTTIMESLRERSPDLAGSIKSFMFVFDDLITVSGRDLQRLLTGVDQKDLALALKGASDELKAKVLENVSDRVRESIVEEIELLGPVRVTDVEEAQQRIVEVAQDLEEREEIALSAQPAEEVLL
- a CDS encoding FliI/YscN family ATPase produces the protein MSFVAHTLQQLHAIPTGPVVYGKVQAVVGLLIEASGLDAAVGELCYIHERVGGRRLKAEVVGVRSGTTVLMPLEETHGLRAGCLIECSRLPLTVRVGQALLGRVIDANGRPLDGKGPLALMAEQPVHREPPSPLDRQTIHEPLATGVRAIDAFLTIGKGQRIGIFAGSGVGKSTLLGMIAREAKADVNVIALIGERGREVREFIDDNLGEEDLARSVVIAVTGDQAAMSRVKGASVALAVAEHFRDEGKDVLLMMDSVTRVAMAQREIGLAVGEPPTTRGYTPSVFALLPRLLERAGPGATGTITGIFTVLVDGDDMNEPIGDAARGILDGHIVLSRKLAHANHFPAIDVPGSVSRVMNRVASAEALAAADEARRLLGAHRKVEDLLRIGAYERGQDPLTDRALAAHGALTEFLQQGVHEPIDPDPVGTLRALLATIPTPPTR
- a CDS encoding flagellar export protein FliJ, whose product is MSGKKFRFSLHDVLELRRHQAERAEQDLARAYRDRQAQESALEAAERRLHELAHRTPTSGVADLVSLRQLAAYRLDAQRAAQAEAQTLERLRREEAQAKRALVLKRRPEEALAILRDDEHSAHRKAADDAESAFLDEQAVVAHCRKQREAA
- a CDS encoding FlgD immunoglobulin-like domain containing protein — protein: MEITSLTPAADTPAGPTTPPTTFGDPSLGKDEFLNLLVAQLRNQDPLNPQEGHEFVAQLAQFSSVEQLANISSTLNTHSGQLAALAEGMSASAAQQAALAGTLTSGMNLSTASALIGQTVEVAGNELGWNGSDPAAFGFELADSAADVEVTVRDAEGNVVRTFALGGQGEGAHNLTWDGRDGDGAPLPEGDYTFEVSAQNADGDDVAATSYIRGTVDRITIESGGVSLWFGGRSVPLSDLRSIVS
- a CDS encoding flagellar biosynthesis protein gives rise to the protein MNVRQLAARVEGPGNAGLAPPASRAPDAPGSAFADALRHAERGAPPDDGITLSAHAERRIEARGISLDAAERQSLADAVRLLDAKGAREALLLRADAAFVVSVPSRTVVTAVSTDEMRDRAFTQIDSAFVL
- a CDS encoding flagellar hook protein FlgE; the protein is MIRSLRTGVLGLRSHQFRMDVIGNNIANVNTVGFRRSRVAFHDMLGQKMLGIGQTIGGASIGNGATVGSIDQAWSQGSFEYTNLATDLALGGDGFFVVRGAEGNALTRSGNFQFNADGQLVTSNGMNVQGWAYNPDGTINTGALQDVQIALDATAPPEETGNVTLGGNLSADLVPNEDGSEATMSTVVYDAQGQPHTLVLTFGMTDADTWTLTTAQIAGDPDAEPPVPATDLTGSGIELDFDIDGNIIGPDPATIDLSGVFPGSNGDDLAITLDIGNLTQYGGSSTANVNAQDGQAAGRLIGYGIDPSGSLVLSFSNGEQRAIAQLAIGTVANPNGLEQLGDNFYGLTAGAGDLVLGRAGEEINTAVISGALETSNVDLAAEFTDMIVTQRGYQASARVITTSDEMLQEVVQLKR
- a CDS encoding MotA/TolQ/ExbB proton channel family protein, whose protein sequence is MNKTTLLGLVTGLVLIFGTIVTGDGWITFLDPKSLMIVFGGTGAALAIAFSFPELKTIPGGVKAFFAFQDPIYPRFVGEFTDLARLVRRDGLLALDRKIGEIDHDLMKFGLEMAVDGVEADEVDELMKSRIGEELQGRALTGRFFNTAGTYAPAFGMVGTLIGLIQMLQNLNDPSAIGPAMAVAMITTFYGALVANLICLPFAAKLKAQTSAVAKEYEMVRTGVLAIVRGESPIMVEKRLALYVGGDAPEATAEEPTPLKRAA
- a CDS encoding flagellar motor protein MotB, coding for MADDFNLEEDDEPTAPFWMATFSDMMTLLLTFFVMLVAMSEVEVKKFEEALSYFQGGTGMLTYESVTPTLRRHSSVEYSQREHAMRFEEVERYLQEQGLTDMVEVNLTETGLSVSVTDSVMFRSGAAELIEPSQHLLVTLTELLGGAVAAVRVEGHTDDRPIQTARYPSNWELSTARAASVVRFLLETPDALSPDRYTALGHGEHRPIASNETGEGRARNRRVDIFFEWIQTWPTP